One Coffea arabica cultivar ET-39 chromosome 5e, Coffea Arabica ET-39 HiFi, whole genome shotgun sequence DNA segment encodes these proteins:
- the LOC140006199 gene encoding uncharacterized protein codes for MNAAQKKAFEDAVNEKVEIIHGELREEMNSKLADFKEELIAQFEARMGASTCDLASLQRREMNAAKQSQILDSLEVGDRMNKEVGTNDAEMYKEVGTNDAAINKCKMNKKVSSIADILENHHTKKKRSRTTCK; via the exons ATGAATGCTGCACAAAAGAAAGCATTTGAGGATGCAGTGAATGAGAAAGTGGAAATCATACATGGTGAACTACGAGAAGAAATGAATTCGAAATTGGCAGATTTTAAGGAGGAGTTGATTGCTCAATTTGAAGCAAGAATG GGGGCATCCACATGTGACTTGGCATCACtccaaagaagagaaatgaaTGCAGCAAAACAATCTCAAATTTTGGACTCATTAGAG GTTGGTGATAGAATGAACAAGGAAGTTGGAACAAATGATGCTGAAATGTACAAGGAAGTTGGAACAAATGATGCTGCAATAAACAAGtgtaaaatgaataaaaaagttTCTTCAATTGCTGATATTCTTGAG AACCACCatacaaagaagaaaaggagcagGACTACTTGCAAATGA
- the LOC140006461 gene encoding uncharacterized protein, translating to MRRQTQNSGVFMNANANSFASIKDKDPISGILEYYGVLVDIVELRYSNDIKFVMFKCDWVDSVTGMKQDEHNFTLVNFDHILYKQNKKNDEPFILASQAQQAWYVRDALEPEWNIVVKMTPRDLFIIDLEINICEDIQDEHSTWQHVNNNNSEDSNVSWARESVDGVILDAQTTKSKTHVAEVDDGFFSDEDNLGIGNTIDDTSDDDDFFDKVQQGDKADD from the coding sequence ATGAGAAGGCAAACTCAAAATAGTGGTGTATTTATGAATGCTAATGCCAATAGTTTCGCTAGTATAAAGGATAAGGACCCTATATCTGGAATTTTAGAATACTATGGGGTCTTAGTGGATATTGTTGAGTTGAGATACTCAAATGACATTAAATTTGTGATGTTCAAGTGCGATTGGGTTGATAGTGTCACTGGAATGAAACAAGATGAACACAATTTCACACTTGTTAACTTTGATCATATATTATACAAgcaaaacaagaagaatgaTGAGCCTTTCATCCTTGCCTCTCAAGCACAGCAAGCTTGGTATGTTCGGGATGCATTGGAACCTGAATGGAATATAGTTGTCAAGATGACCCCTCGAGATCTTTTCATTATTGATCTAGAAATTAACATATGTGAAGATATCCAGGATGAGCATTCTACTTGGCAACATGTTAATAACAATAATTCTGAGGATAGTAATGTTTCATGGGCTAGGGAAAGTGTTGATGGAGTTATACTTGATGCACAAACTACAAAATCCAAGACACACGTTGCTGAAGTTGATGATGGATTCTTCTCTGATGAGGATAATCTTGGGATTGGCAATACGATTGATGATacaagtgatgatgatgatttttttgaTAAAGTCCAACAAGGAGACAAGGCTGATGATTGA